The proteins below come from a single Conexivisphaerales archaeon genomic window:
- a CDS encoding divalent metal cation transporter, whose product MNQLSGRKATILSFLSIIGPAWIVMMADVDAPSIVTAGESGAAYGYHMIFILIILIVPLFFIQEAAGRVAVSTGKGLAEIIREYYSRRMAILASLPMFLTDFLSYSAEYAGAAVAMEVFGIAPYISLPLVFFIHALLVFTGSYKRTERILLLVSAVLLSSYVVDAFLVGVDLQKLLNVGLNPIQPYADPSFGYMIAANVGAVIMPWMLFYQAGAVVQKGLKRDHYSFERFETLFGAIASEVLMISIVIVSASIGPVNLLSSKKLAEALVPLAGPYSYILYAIGLGSASFLALVVISLASTWGIAEALGWRRRIGDRFVLARKFYMVYILETLPAMLVPLIFSNMVQLMVNLMVVFVFVTIVPAVLLGLISSNQRIMGKRYLKGYWKLFYWVSVIAVVFTGLLTAVSALLRL is encoded by the coding sequence ATGAACCAGCTTTCAGGGAGAAAGGCAACCATTCTTTCCTTTCTTTCGATCATAGGTCCGGCTTGGATTGTGATGATGGCTGATGTGGATGCCCCCAGCATAGTAACCGCAGGAGAAAGCGGGGCTGCATATGGCTACCACATGATCTTCATACTGATAATACTGATTGTTCCTCTGTTCTTCATACAGGAGGCTGCAGGTAGGGTTGCCGTTTCCACGGGGAAAGGACTGGCAGAGATAATCAGAGAGTACTATTCTAGAAGAATGGCCATTCTCGCCTCTCTACCGATGTTCCTGACTGATTTTCTCTCTTATTCCGCTGAATATGCAGGAGCGGCCGTGGCAATGGAGGTGTTCGGGATAGCTCCTTATATTTCTCTACCCCTAGTCTTCTTCATTCATGCTTTGCTCGTTTTTACTGGTAGCTATAAGAGAACAGAAAGAATCCTTCTCTTGGTCTCCGCAGTGCTATTATCTTCGTATGTAGTTGACGCCTTTCTGGTAGGAGTGGACTTGCAGAAGCTGCTGAATGTAGGACTGAACCCCATCCAGCCATACGCAGACCCCTCCTTCGGCTACATGATTGCAGCGAATGTAGGAGCTGTCATAATGCCCTGGATGCTCTTCTATCAGGCTGGAGCTGTGGTCCAGAAGGGTCTGAAAAGAGACCACTATTCCTTTGAGAGGTTTGAAACTCTGTTCGGAGCGATCGCAAGCGAGGTCTTGATGATAAGCATCGTAATAGTTTCAGCATCTATAGGCCCAGTAAACCTTCTGTCATCGAAGAAGTTGGCTGAAGCTCTAGTTCCTTTGGCTGGTCCCTATTCGTACATTCTTTACGCAATCGGTCTTGGGTCAGCCTCGTTTCTGGCTCTGGTTGTGATATCACTGGCCAGCACCTGGGGGATAGCAGAAGCACTGGGATGGAGAAGGAGAATAGGGGATAGGTTCGTTCTGGCAAGGAAATTCTACATGGTTTACATACTGGAGACCCTTCCTGCAATGCTCGTACCCTTAATCTTTTCAAATATGGTCCAGCTGATGGTTAACCTTATGGTAGTCTTCGTCTTTGTGACAATTGTGCCTGCAGTTTTGCTGGGTCTCATATCATCGAATCAGAGGATAATGGGTAAGCGGTATCTGAAAGGTTACTGGAAGCTTTTTTACTGGGTCTCCGTCATCGCAGTAGTCTTCACAGGATTGCTGACAGCTGTATCTGCACTGCTCAGGTTGTAG
- the rnhA gene encoding ribonuclease HI: protein MRITVYIDGLTEPINPGGVTTCAFVVYQDGKKIHEEKKFVGKGKGYSNNVAEYSALHAALHWLLEKGIRKNVEIRSDSRLLVNQMKGEWKVKGGLYVETYKRARTLADKFEDITFRWIPREQNQEADKLSRIAYDEYLHGS from the coding sequence ATGAGGATTACAGTTTACATCGATGGGCTGACAGAGCCCATCAACCCAGGCGGGGTAACGACTTGCGCCTTTGTAGTCTACCAGGATGGCAAGAAGATTCACGAGGAAAAGAAATTTGTAGGAAAAGGAAAAGGATATAGCAACAACGTGGCAGAATACTCAGCTCTGCATGCGGCGCTACACTGGCTGCTTGAAAAGGGAATCAGAAAGAATGTAGAAATAAGAAGTGATTCTAGATTGCTTGTCAACCAGATGAAGGGAGAATGGAAGGTCAAGGGAGGTCTGTACGTTGAGACTTACAAAAGAGCGAGAACATTGGCAGACAAGTTTGAAGACATAACATTCAGATGGATACCTAGGGAACAAAACCAAGAGGCTGATAAATTATCGAGGATCGCATACGATGAGTATCTGCATGGCAGTTGA
- a CDS encoding ABC transporter ATP-binding protein encodes MQLKPRYVNYTPKEYLMSGIRLQSQDEMLRVEGLVVKYADKVAVDSLSFSVSTGTVYGLLGPNGAGKSSTIRAIVGLVQKSAGSIKILGRDVDEDPVWVKSNIGLVPENPVLLDSLTPNEFFELIASVRRLKDTRRMKSLVNAFEFEEFMDTPIASLSLGNKQKCAVIAALAHDPKLLILDEPFNGLDVRSVRIFKDIITKHAASGGAVLFSTHIMEVAEKICNRVGIIDRGVKVAEGTMEGLKETMHGSSLEEVFLKVTNMEKEIEEVLKALE; translated from the coding sequence TTGCAGCTGAAACCTAGATACGTTAATTATACACCAAAGGAATACTTGATGTCTGGTATAAGATTGCAATCACAGGACGAGATGCTCCGGGTTGAAGGGCTGGTTGTAAAATATGCTGATAAGGTAGCCGTAGACAGTTTATCGTTTTCGGTTTCCACTGGAACAGTGTATGGCTTGCTAGGTCCAAACGGTGCTGGAAAATCCTCCACGATAAGGGCAATAGTCGGGCTGGTTCAGAAGTCAGCTGGGTCGATCAAAATACTCGGTAGAGATGTGGATGAAGACCCGGTCTGGGTCAAGTCCAACATAGGCCTAGTACCTGAAAATCCAGTGCTTCTTGACTCCTTAACCCCGAACGAGTTCTTCGAGCTCATAGCATCTGTCAGAAGGCTGAAGGACACTAGAAGGATGAAGTCGCTGGTAAACGCATTTGAATTTGAAGAGTTCATGGATACACCAATAGCTTCTCTGTCGCTCGGCAATAAACAGAAATGCGCTGTGATAGCTGCCTTGGCCCACGACCCGAAGCTTCTCATTCTTGATGAACCTTTCAACGGACTCGATGTCAGGTCTGTAAGGATATTCAAAGATATTATTACAAAGCATGCCGCTTCGGGAGGGGCTGTCTTATTCTCAACCCACATCATGGAAGTCGCCGAGAAGATCTGCAACAGAGTGGGGATAATTGACAGAGGAGTGAAGGTTGCTGAGGGGACGATGGAAGGGTTGAAGGAAACAATGCATGGTTCTAGCCTGGAGGAAGTCTTCCTGAAGGTTACAAACATGGAGAAGGAGATCGAGGAAGTTCTGAAGGCACTGGAGTGA
- a CDS encoding glucose 1-dehydrogenase, with product MKALVVSPGTQRTLRLADLPLPKPDANQLLLRVLKVGICGTDRDIVEGFYGSAPAGSDYLVIGHESLCRVEESDDGSSFRKGQLVVPTVRRNCNENCQACSLGMSDMCLTGNYKEHGIKELHGFASEFALTDYNFVVKLPDTLSETGVLLEPLTIAEKGIRIALAMQSARLPIRPEKALVLGAGPVGLLATALLRLMGLEVHTVATRPEESLKAKLVRQTGAEYINSKLNPLQNLENRYDLVLELTGNVQVAMEAQRLVRPNGIVSFLGIYREALASQDIGNLFTSLVLGNRIYFGSVNANRQYFETGRDHLVEIQRMWPSFLSSMITGIYRPEDFEEAYMKKDEEEIKSIITFE from the coding sequence ATGAAAGCGCTGGTAGTTAGCCCAGGCACCCAGAGAACTCTAAGGCTGGCTGATTTACCATTACCGAAGCCTGATGCAAACCAGCTGCTTCTCAGGGTGCTGAAGGTTGGTATATGCGGCACTGACAGGGACATAGTCGAAGGATTTTATGGCAGTGCTCCAGCTGGAAGCGATTATCTTGTCATCGGCCATGAATCTCTCTGCAGGGTTGAGGAGAGTGATGACGGGTCATCTTTCAGAAAGGGGCAACTGGTTGTTCCTACTGTAAGAAGAAACTGCAACGAAAATTGCCAGGCCTGCAGCTTGGGGATGTCGGACATGTGCCTTACAGGTAACTACAAGGAGCATGGGATAAAGGAGCTGCACGGCTTTGCAAGCGAGTTTGCTCTGACAGATTACAATTTTGTTGTGAAGCTCCCAGATACTCTCTCTGAAACAGGAGTGCTGCTCGAACCCTTAACCATAGCTGAGAAGGGAATCAGAATTGCTCTTGCAATGCAGAGTGCCAGATTGCCTATCAGACCAGAGAAGGCTCTGGTCCTGGGTGCTGGCCCTGTGGGGCTTCTTGCCACAGCATTGCTCAGACTTATGGGTCTTGAGGTCCACACAGTTGCAACAAGGCCTGAAGAAAGCCTTAAGGCCAAGCTTGTAAGGCAGACAGGTGCTGAATACATCAATTCTAAGCTTAACCCTCTGCAGAACCTTGAGAACAGATACGATCTTGTTCTCGAACTTACAGGAAACGTTCAGGTCGCCATGGAGGCACAGAGACTGGTAAGGCCAAACGGAATAGTCTCATTTCTGGGTATCTATAGAGAGGCTTTAGCATCCCAGGACATAGGGAACCTCTTTACAAGCTTGGTCCTTGGCAACAGGATCTATTTCGGTTCAGTCAATGCTAACAGGCAATACTTTGAAACAGGAAGGGACCATCTGGTTGAGATCCAGAGGATGTGGCCATCCTTTCTGAGTAGCATGATAACAGGTATTTACAGGCCAGAAGACTTTGAAGAAGCATACATGAAGAAGGACGAAGAAGAAATCAAGAGCATCATAACTTTCGAATAA
- a CDS encoding helix-turn-helix domain-containing protein, with protein sequence MRPACEYSIRYLLPAFRSTVAKKLVFEYGMTQQEVAALLGTTQAAVSHYLSSRRAKLVKVCENSSIVKRYAMQVASKLASKEMNVDEANEFFCRMCIKLQDEGSFWAILGLEKRGTFIR encoded by the coding sequence GTGCGGCCAGCCTGTGAGTACTCGATAAGGTACCTACTGCCAGCATTCAGGTCAACTGTCGCAAAGAAACTTGTCTTTGAGTATGGGATGACTCAGCAGGAGGTTGCTGCCCTTCTAGGCACAACACAGGCAGCTGTCAGTCATTATCTCTCTTCCAGAAGGGCAAAACTGGTCAAGGTATGTGAGAACAGCAGCATAGTAAAGAGATATGCAATGCAGGTCGCTTCCAAGCTAGCTTCCAAAGAGATGAACGTTGATGAAGCAAACGAGTTCTTCTGCAGAATGTGCATAAAGCTTCAGGATGAGGGTTCCTTCTGGGCCATTCTGGGACTTGAAAAGAGGGGTACCTTCATCCGTTGA
- a CDS encoding polyprenyl synthetase family protein: MTDRDEERAVLSMNFSKTHSQQLAQVDGKIEEILNQYSEHPLNSPLRYALRGGKRLRPLVLLLVNDALGRGEEDPLPAASAVEILHTISLIHDDFIDNASERRKMKPYYMQFGLESAFLAADFALGIVLSISSGYKDQRIGMELAKTTIEMSGGEEQERNILSSGRKVTFSEYLSILEMKTASLFRASAKIGALLSKRPEMAERMAKFGIEIGMAYQLRDDLADMDKKGELSSLLDGYDSEENKIKRIEDEAARRLGIALKELKGLEDSYSLRKLTALLTDYF, from the coding sequence TTGACAGACAGAGATGAGGAAAGGGCGGTTCTCAGCATGAATTTCTCCAAGACTCACAGTCAGCAGCTTGCTCAGGTCGACGGCAAGATTGAAGAGATACTGAACCAATACTCAGAGCATCCTCTCAATTCTCCTTTGAGGTATGCGCTGAGAGGAGGCAAGAGGCTAAGGCCATTGGTTCTGCTGCTTGTAAACGATGCTCTTGGAAGGGGTGAAGAGGACCCGCTTCCCGCTGCGTCAGCGGTAGAAATACTTCACACAATATCTCTTATTCATGATGACTTTATCGATAACGCTTCCGAGAGGAGAAAGATGAAGCCATATTATATGCAGTTCGGGCTCGAGTCAGCCTTCCTTGCTGCGGATTTCGCACTGGGAATAGTTCTTTCGATATCTTCCGGCTACAAAGACCAGAGGATAGGAATGGAGCTTGCAAAGACTACTATTGAGATGTCTGGAGGCGAGGAGCAGGAGAGAAATATTCTGAGTTCAGGCAGAAAGGTTACCTTCTCGGAGTATCTGAGTATACTTGAAATGAAGACAGCTTCGCTCTTCAGAGCCTCAGCAAAGATAGGGGCACTTCTCTCCAAAAGGCCAGAAATGGCTGAAAGAATGGCAAAATTCGGGATCGAAATAGGTATGGCGTACCAGCTCAGAGACGATTTGGCAGACATGGACAAGAAGGGCGAGCTGAGTTCTCTTCTAGATGGCTATGACAGCGAAGAGAACAAGATAAAGAGAATAGAAGACGAAGCTGCAAGAAGGCTAGGGATTGCACTGAAGGAGCTTAAGGGGCTTGAAGACAGCTATTCGCTCAGAAAGTTGACGGCGCTTCTCACAGACTATTTCTAG
- a CDS encoding NADH-quinone oxidoreductase subunit N encodes MLILLLTLALPAIILPVYGAARKSVSRDRLSAYIAIASLLLALAETPFELFFGPHGIWYYPTSLLSFDMISFFFSITIIIVSLMAAIGSISTMETDKNSSIYYSLILFTVIGMVLVSSTTDLLFLLVSWELMTVPTFVLVALKKRDRLSSEASMKYFLAAALSAALILFGLSIAYGLTGSTSFSSIIYAFEHSSRQQLPAFLLTASLLASGFAVKMALAPFHFWLPDALQGTFPQIGALLAAGSKKAGFAAALRIFVSLLASQQFIAFGLSWQLALGIVAAVTITWGNIAALTQKKVSRMLAYSSIAQAGYITIGLAVQGTPGAAIGIVGLLLHVLFHGVMKGSAFVSIANMDDDLGLLNGLYKRAPGTALGFTISLFALAGMPPLNGFWSKLFLFIAAVQAGMSWLAAVALINSAIALAYYSYLAKRVYFEQPADTGRVQQPEKTDVLLVLAFAAIFIIATGLFPAPVLNPILSFLGL; translated from the coding sequence TTGCTGATTCTCCTCTTAACCCTCGCCTTGCCCGCAATAATACTGCCTGTCTACGGAGCGGCGAGGAAGAGCGTCAGCAGAGACAGATTGTCGGCATATATTGCCATAGCCTCACTTCTTCTTGCCCTTGCAGAAACTCCGTTCGAACTCTTCTTTGGACCCCATGGTATCTGGTACTATCCCACTTCGCTTCTCTCCTTCGACATGATTTCGTTCTTCTTCAGCATAACAATAATCATAGTCTCGCTGATGGCTGCAATAGGTTCAATTTCAACTATGGAGACTGATAAGAATTCATCCATCTACTATTCCCTCATACTCTTCACCGTCATAGGCATGGTTCTGGTCTCATCGACGACAGACCTGCTCTTCCTGCTTGTCTCCTGGGAACTCATGACAGTTCCAACTTTCGTACTGGTCGCACTGAAGAAGAGAGACAGGCTGTCGAGTGAGGCGTCCATGAAGTATTTCCTAGCTGCAGCTCTTTCTGCAGCACTGATTCTCTTTGGCCTGTCGATTGCATATGGTCTTACAGGCTCAACATCTTTCAGCTCTATTATCTATGCATTCGAGCACTCATCTCGACAGCAGCTTCCTGCCTTTCTGCTGACAGCTTCTCTTCTCGCTTCAGGGTTTGCAGTAAAGATGGCGCTTGCTCCGTTTCACTTCTGGCTGCCGGATGCACTTCAGGGGACCTTTCCTCAGATAGGGGCTCTCCTTGCTGCCGGTTCAAAGAAGGCAGGTTTTGCAGCTGCGCTCAGGATATTCGTATCATTGCTTGCTTCACAGCAGTTCATAGCATTCGGCCTTTCTTGGCAGCTGGCACTTGGCATAGTGGCTGCAGTAACAATTACCTGGGGTAATATCGCTGCACTGACCCAGAAGAAGGTTTCGAGGATGCTGGCATATTCGAGCATAGCCCAGGCCGGCTACATTACGATCGGATTGGCTGTGCAAGGGACTCCAGGGGCAGCCATAGGCATAGTCGGGCTCCTGCTTCATGTCCTATTTCACGGAGTTATGAAAGGTTCAGCTTTCGTTTCCATAGCGAACATGGACGATGACCTGGGCCTTCTGAACGGTCTTTACAAGCGTGCTCCTGGCACTGCTCTTGGCTTCACAATATCGCTGTTTGCCCTGGCAGGTATGCCTCCTCTTAATGGCTTCTGGAGCAAGCTCTTCCTGTTCATCGCAGCAGTTCAAGCCGGTATGAGCTGGCTTGCAGCTGTGGCTCTGATAAACAGCGCAATAGCACTAGCTTACTATTCCTATCTTGCAAAGAGGGTATACTTTGAACAGCCAGCAGACACAGGCAGGGTTCAGCAGCCTGAGAAGACAGACGTTCTTCTCGTACTGGCCTTTGCTGCGATATTCATAATAGCAACTGGTCTGTTTCCTGCACCAGTTCTGAACCCGATCCTTTCATTCCTGGGTCTCTAG
- a CDS encoding NADH-quinone oxidoreductase subunit M, whose protein sequence is MFPIISSMIILPAAGGLLAYLLGRAKEDYSRLVALGVSLVEVVLTIIAFAEVARSGLYTFMLQEDYIWVKGFVDFHLGLDGLGAPLITIASSLTLLAAYGSKIEIEEKKASYYSLLLLFLAASIGVFTSLNLILFYFFWDATLLPMFFFIGIWGGPNRKYAASKFLLFTYGGSVAMLLGFIILYFSVPSPSFDFLSLLNQQVQPSVQLLVSILTFIGFGVKLPVFPIHTWLPDAHVEAPTPISVLLAGLLLKLGGYGILRFNLQLFSYTALHYAWFFMAVGLITMFYGAIVALRQSDMKRMVALTSINHMGFVLFGAFAGIAAAGSASFGIAGSVFQMFNHAFAIGLMFTLTGVVKHTFNTRDMNIIRGMRFEMPKASILLILGALAAMAAPLYSSFLSEFMVIYSGILYNSWLWVAVLVPGITAAYMLWMLKRMVLSEKDASLTYSDVSRGYAIYMLLFLIPLVLLLIAPGLILSPVMTFVRAVAGGA, encoded by the coding sequence ATGTTTCCCATAATATCAAGCATGATCATCTTGCCTGCAGCAGGAGGGTTGTTGGCTTACCTTCTGGGCAGGGCGAAAGAAGATTATTCCAGGCTGGTTGCGCTTGGTGTGTCTCTGGTAGAGGTTGTACTTACAATCATAGCCTTCGCAGAGGTTGCTAGGTCAGGCCTTTACACATTCATGCTTCAGGAGGACTACATCTGGGTAAAGGGGTTCGTAGATTTTCACCTTGGCCTTGACGGACTCGGGGCTCCGCTGATAACTATAGCTTCATCCCTTACGCTGCTTGCAGCATATGGTTCAAAGATAGAGATAGAAGAAAAGAAGGCATCCTACTACTCCCTTCTGTTGCTCTTCCTAGCTGCAAGCATAGGAGTGTTCACTTCGTTGAACCTCATTCTTTTCTACTTCTTCTGGGATGCTACCCTGCTTCCCATGTTCTTCTTCATAGGCATCTGGGGCGGCCCAAACAGGAAGTACGCAGCCTCAAAGTTTCTTTTATTCACATACGGGGGGAGTGTAGCGATGCTTCTGGGCTTCATAATTCTTTACTTCTCAGTTCCTTCACCATCCTTTGACTTCCTTTCACTTCTCAACCAGCAGGTCCAGCCTTCTGTGCAGCTGCTTGTATCCATTCTAACCTTCATAGGTTTCGGAGTGAAGCTTCCGGTCTTTCCAATTCATACATGGTTACCGGATGCTCATGTTGAAGCTCCCACGCCGATAAGCGTCCTGCTGGCGGGTCTGCTTCTGAAGCTGGGAGGCTATGGCATACTCAGGTTCAACCTTCAACTCTTCAGCTACACTGCACTACACTATGCTTGGTTCTTCATGGCAGTGGGACTGATAACCATGTTCTATGGTGCAATAGTTGCTCTGAGGCAGAGCGACATGAAGAGAATGGTCGCCTTGACAAGCATAAATCACATGGGGTTTGTGCTGTTCGGTGCCTTTGCAGGAATAGCAGCTGCAGGCTCTGCATCGTTTGGAATAGCTGGTTCTGTCTTTCAGATGTTCAACCATGCCTTTGCAATAGGCCTGATGTTCACCCTGACAGGAGTTGTAAAGCACACCTTCAACACTAGGGATATGAACATAATCAGGGGTATGAGGTTCGAGATGCCAAAGGCATCTATTCTGCTCATCCTTGGAGCGCTTGCTGCGATGGCAGCTCCACTTTACAGCAGCTTCCTGAGCGAATTCATGGTGATTTACAGCGGAATACTCTACAACAGCTGGCTCTGGGTAGCGGTTCTTGTCCCTGGCATCACAGCTGCATATATGCTGTGGATGCTGAAGAGGATGGTTCTCAGCGAAAAGGATGCAAGCCTAACCTATTCAGATGTATCAAGAGGTTATGCAATCTACATGCTTCTCTTCCTTATCCCCCTGGTTCTCCTTCTGATCGCTCCAGGCCTGATCTTGTCTCCTGTTATGACGTTCGTCAGAGCCGTGGCAGGAGGTGCCTGA
- a CDS encoding NADH-quinone oxidoreductase subunit L has product MTETIWLAAWLVWIVPLAGAILTPSFSRLEERKMGLLVVIPSLISALLATYLLLTTIPGSKSYDLQVPWFYSIKAGVLIDPLSAILGAAVAWVSFLIMVYSIDYMHNEEGLARYWFFMNFFIGSMLLIVYSDNLLQLFFGWEGVGLCSYALIGHYYGDEKDRWVGREGDVALGVPQAASPTHAGMKAFITTRFADLLTLSSIFMIYFYSGTFNFRELAANTSWASSLHASNLLLPAMLLMLGGALGKSAQFPFHEWLPDAMTGPTPVSALIHAATMVKAGVFFVARIAPIFFLLPFPEVRYFFVFLATIGALTAAIAAVQGIVNKEIKKILAYSTVSQIGYMMLALGIAGLAPSFTEAYAASLFQLLSHMMFKAGLFMAAGVLIHMTGSYSVDGMGGLKTYARRTFYAFVILALALAGVPPLSGFFSKDLIFAATLSSQLSFAVASVYVLSSLTAIATAFYSLRMTGLVFFGKAPKEFHGDARIRQFSTYASLAAMTVLLGLLAPLFENFLFSSMSSTLRGFNLNIPTPSFALQPVAVATSLSVMAIGIVVAYPFYISRTWDAAKAVSSSVASALYRFVWERLYINAIYYRLFVNTSIWFGQKLTDYIENSFFQKVNLPVSSASVAFASVSDFFDRKIVDGFMNGVAYFFSIVSRGVRKLQTGNAESYLFAVVFGLLFLLLLLYHFMGLI; this is encoded by the coding sequence ATGACTGAAACAATATGGCTTGCAGCCTGGCTCGTGTGGATAGTACCCTTGGCTGGTGCGATTCTCACCCCGTCATTCTCCAGGCTTGAAGAAAGGAAGATGGGGCTTCTTGTTGTTATTCCCTCTCTTATCTCTGCATTACTTGCAACTTACCTTCTTCTTACAACCATTCCAGGCAGCAAAAGCTATGACCTGCAGGTGCCATGGTTCTACAGCATTAAGGCGGGGGTGCTGATAGACCCGCTCAGCGCGATCTTGGGGGCTGCCGTGGCCTGGGTCAGCTTTCTGATAATGGTCTACAGCATAGACTACATGCACAACGAGGAGGGTCTAGCTAGATACTGGTTCTTTATGAATTTCTTCATAGGGAGCATGCTCCTGATAGTTTATTCCGACAACCTTCTGCAGCTCTTCTTTGGCTGGGAAGGGGTTGGACTATGCAGCTATGCACTGATAGGACATTACTATGGTGATGAAAAGGACAGGTGGGTCGGAAGAGAAGGGGATGTGGCACTGGGTGTCCCCCAAGCAGCAAGCCCTACACATGCTGGTATGAAGGCCTTCATAACGACCCGGTTTGCAGACCTTCTCACCCTCTCTTCCATATTCATGATATACTTCTATTCGGGAACATTCAACTTCAGAGAACTGGCAGCTAACACATCATGGGCCTCCTCTCTCCATGCATCAAACCTTCTGCTTCCAGCAATGCTGCTCATGCTGGGCGGAGCGCTTGGCAAGTCAGCTCAGTTTCCGTTCCACGAATGGCTTCCCGATGCAATGACAGGTCCAACCCCTGTTTCAGCGCTTATTCATGCTGCCACAATGGTCAAGGCAGGTGTCTTCTTCGTTGCCAGGATTGCACCAATCTTCTTCCTCCTGCCTTTCCCTGAGGTGAGGTACTTCTTTGTCTTTCTGGCAACGATAGGGGCGCTAACTGCTGCTATTGCTGCTGTGCAGGGAATTGTAAACAAGGAGATTAAGAAGATACTAGCATACAGCACAGTCTCCCAGATAGGATACATGATGTTAGCGCTAGGGATAGCAGGGCTAGCACCCTCTTTTACTGAGGCATATGCGGCTTCACTCTTTCAGCTTCTTTCGCACATGATGTTCAAGGCAGGGCTCTTCATGGCAGCAGGGGTTCTAATCCATATGACAGGCTCATACTCGGTTGACGGGATGGGCGGTCTTAAAACCTATGCCAGAAGGACATTCTACGCCTTCGTAATTCTTGCTCTGGCTCTAGCTGGCGTTCCTCCCCTGAGCGGTTTCTTCAGCAAGGACTTAATCTTCGCAGCAACACTCTCATCCCAGCTCAGCTTTGCTGTAGCTTCTGTGTATGTTTTGTCATCTCTAACTGCGATAGCAACAGCATTTTACAGCCTCAGAATGACTGGTCTCGTATTCTTCGGTAAAGCACCAAAAGAATTTCACGGTGATGCAAGGATAAGACAGTTCAGCACATACGCCTCGCTCGCAGCCATGACAGTTCTGCTTGGTCTGCTTGCTCCTCTTTTCGAAAACTTCCTCTTCAGCAGCATGTCATCAACTCTAAGAGGGTTCAACCTGAACATTCCAACCCCATCTTTCGCTCTACAGCCTGTTGCAGTCGCAACTTCTCTCTCTGTTATGGCGATAGGAATAGTGGTAGCATACCCGTTTTACATCTCAAGGACATGGGATGCTGCCAAAGCAGTCTCATCTTCGGTCGCCTCAGCGCTTTACAGGTTTGTCTGGGAGAGGCTTTACATCAACGCCATCTATTACAGGCTCTTTGTCAACACATCAATATGGTTTGGTCAGAAGCTGACCGATTACATAGAAAATTCCTTCTTCCAGAAGGTCAACTTACCTGTTTCTTCAGCCTCTGTCGCCTTTGCCTCCGTAAGCGACTTCTTCGACAGGAAGATTGTTGACGGGTTCATGAACGGCGTGGCATATTTCTTCTCGATAGTATCCAGAGGGGTCAGAAAGCTGCAGACGGGGAATGCAGAGTCATATCTGTTTGCTGTTGTCTTCGGCCTGCTCTTCCTTCTGCTGCTGCTTTATCATTTCATGGGGTTGATATGA